The following DNA comes from Cytophagales bacterium.
GCCATTCTTTTACATCATTAACAAACCCATTAACCCCGACCAACTTCCTACTGAAACCGGAATGATCACGCATGAGTATTTGCGCGAGCTTCCTAAGGTGAAATCATTGAATTACCTGAATTCCTATGCACTGCATCGCAAGAGGGTCGCAGCAAAAGCAGGAGAAGTCCTGTATCATCTGAATGGTCAGGTTTCTGAAGCCTCCAGAAGTAATGTCTATGTGATCAGAGATGGCCAACTCATCACTGCCGCAGATAATATCTTGCATGGCGTAACCAGGAAGCACGTTCTCAAAATTGCCGAAGACATCTTACCTGTAGAAGTTGGCACACTTCGCATTAACGACTTATTGGATGCCGATGAAATTTTCCTAACCAGTACGCTCAAAGAAGTGATGCCCGTCACATTCGTTGATGACCAAAAGTTTTCGAAAACTGGACATTTTACAAATAAGATCAAGA
Coding sequences within:
- a CDS encoding aminotransferase class IV, whose amino-acid sequence is MSRWFYVNGEFVQEEQAVLPLTQTGFQRAYGIFDHFRADQGRPRFMRDYLDRFDQSQKFLNLTHEISITEIEAAVTELQVRNQFEFSTYKLVLMGDGPDTSDTLFEPFFYIINKPINPDQLPTETGMITHEYLRELPKVKSLNYLNSYALHRKRVAAKAGEVLYHLNGQVSEASRSNVYVIRDGQLITAADNILHGVTRKHVLKIAEDILPVEVGTLRINDLLDADEIFLTSTLKEVMPVTFVDDQKFSKTGHFTNKIKTAFKEYTIGQLQA